A single window of Sphingobacterium sp. ML3W DNA harbors:
- a CDS encoding peptidylprolyl isomerase — protein sequence MKRIILSAFFCALSITLFAAKPAFKYVRIQTDKGTVVLKLYNETPKHRDNFVKLVKENYFDSLLFHRVIHNFMIQGGDPDSKNAKPGQQLGEGGPNYTVPSEIQSGLFHKKGTLGAARDDNPAKASSASQFYIVQGKKFTNAGLDSLETMRMKGVKFTEAQRTAYTTVGGTPHLDGNYTVFGELVNGIEVVDAIAAVKTDKNDRPIVDERMYVKLLTKREAINLERELKGLKPKNGLFTKIADMFSSRNY from the coding sequence ATGAAGAGGATTATTTTAAGCGCATTTTTTTGTGCTTTATCAATTACATTGTTTGCAGCAAAACCTGCTTTTAAGTATGTGCGTATTCAGACAGATAAAGGGACTGTTGTTTTGAAACTCTATAACGAGACTCCAAAGCATCGTGATAATTTTGTCAAATTGGTGAAAGAAAATTATTTTGATAGTTTACTTTTTCATCGCGTTATTCACAATTTTATGATTCAAGGTGGAGATCCTGATTCAAAAAATGCCAAACCAGGTCAGCAACTAGGAGAAGGAGGACCAAACTATACGGTTCCTTCAGAAATCCAGTCGGGATTATTTCATAAAAAAGGTACGCTCGGGGCGGCTCGAGATGATAATCCAGCAAAAGCCTCTTCTGCTTCACAGTTTTACATTGTGCAAGGAAAGAAGTTTACAAATGCGGGCTTAGATAGTTTAGAAACGATGCGTATGAAGGGTGTTAAATTTACAGAAGCGCAACGTACAGCCTATACAACTGTAGGCGGAACTCCGCATTTAGATGGTAATTATACCGTGTTTGGCGAGCTTGTGAATGGTATAGAAGTCGTTGATGCTATTGCGGCTGTGAAAACGGATAAAAATGATCGTCCAATAGTGGACGAGCGAATGTATGTTAAGTTATTGACGAAAAGAGAAGCAATTAATTTGGAACGTGAATTAAAAGGGTTAAAACCGAAAAACGGACTATTTACAAAGATTGCCGATATGTTCTCTTCTCGTAATTATTAA
- a CDS encoding low molecular weight protein-tyrosine-phosphatase produces the protein MKILMVCLGNICRSPLAHGILDHLAKKEGLDWTIESAGTGDWHIGQSPDQRSIAVAKKYEVDISQQRAKHFDSSLFAIYDHILVMDHQNYKDVLKQASTEDEKAKVALFLVDDVVPDPYFDERLFEPVYKMIESRCQELIQAWR, from the coding sequence ATGAAAATTTTAATGGTTTGTTTAGGTAATATTTGTCGGTCTCCATTAGCACATGGTATTTTAGACCATTTAGCTAAAAAAGAAGGTTTAGATTGGACTATTGAGTCGGCAGGAACAGGAGATTGGCATATTGGACAGAGTCCAGATCAGCGATCAATTGCTGTTGCTAAAAAATATGAAGTGGATATATCACAGCAAAGGGCAAAGCATTTTGACTCGAGTTTATTTGCTATTTATGATCATATTTTAGTAATGGATCACCAGAATTATAAGGATGTTTTGAAACAGGCATCTACAGAAGATGAAAAGGCGAAGGTAGCTTTGTTTTTAGTTGATGATGTTGTGCCAGATCCTTATTTTGATGAACGCTTATTTGAACCTGTGTATAAGATGATCGAAAGTCGATGTCAAGAGCTGATTCAAGCTTGGAGATAG
- a CDS encoding Do family serine endopeptidase, whose protein sequence is MNKVSLTLLTAVFGGAIALGGYKLFENKKFEGMSIEDKQKVYFANNPTGVISSTGNPDFTQAAAIVSPGVVHIKTTYTRKASQGGGGGSPFDMFEEFFGMPQGRGGQQRQAQPLQASGSGVIISEDGYIVTNNHVVEDADKIDVVLTDKRSFEAKVIGRDPNTDLALLKVTAKGLPIVKLGNSDNVNIGEWVLAVGYPLGLQSTVTAGIVSAKGRQIGILGESQQQPRGYGGQEQPIANSSIESFIQTDAVINKGNSGGALVNAQGELIGINAAIASPTGVYAGYGFAIPVNLVKKIVDDFVEFGNVKRGFIGITFTEITPELAKEKGLTDLNGLFVQDIVKGGAAEAAGIQKSDLITKINGRVITSSPILQETIGRLRPGDKVKLTFKRDGKEKEVNVTLKGEEINKVADGGKSSKSATEIYNKLGASFLPASAEKKKELGINSGVVVTQVNKGGVFEYFGVERGLVITEVNGVPVNNVDDIEAALARTKRNIVSLKGVPERGSTVILNVPIEY, encoded by the coding sequence ATGAACAAAGTAAGTTTAACTTTATTAACAGCTGTCTTCGGTGGAGCCATAGCCCTTGGGGGATATAAGCTTTTTGAAAATAAAAAGTTTGAAGGAATGTCTATCGAAGACAAACAAAAAGTATATTTTGCGAACAATCCAACTGGAGTGATTTCCTCAACCGGAAATCCAGATTTTACACAAGCAGCTGCTATTGTGTCTCCAGGGGTAGTTCATATTAAAACAACTTATACAAGAAAGGCATCTCAAGGTGGGGGGGGAGGTTCTCCATTTGATATGTTCGAAGAGTTTTTTGGGATGCCTCAAGGTCGTGGAGGGCAACAAAGACAGGCTCAACCACTTCAGGCTTCGGGTTCTGGAGTGATTATTTCCGAGGATGGTTACATCGTAACCAATAATCACGTCGTGGAAGATGCAGATAAGATTGATGTCGTATTGACTGATAAACGTTCTTTTGAAGCTAAAGTAATTGGACGTGACCCTAATACTGATTTAGCGCTTCTAAAAGTAACAGCTAAGGGATTACCTATTGTGAAATTGGGAAACTCTGATAATGTTAATATTGGAGAATGGGTATTAGCAGTAGGATATCCATTAGGTTTGCAGTCTACAGTGACAGCAGGTATTGTAAGTGCTAAGGGTCGTCAGATTGGAATTTTGGGCGAAAGCCAACAACAGCCTCGTGGTTATGGCGGTCAGGAACAGCCTATTGCAAATTCGTCGATTGAATCTTTTATTCAAACGGATGCAGTTATCAATAAAGGAAATAGTGGTGGAGCTCTTGTCAATGCACAAGGAGAATTGATCGGTATCAATGCGGCTATTGCTTCTCCTACAGGAGTCTATGCTGGATATGGTTTTGCTATTCCGGTCAACTTGGTTAAAAAGATTGTTGATGATTTTGTTGAGTTTGGAAATGTGAAACGTGGTTTTATCGGAATAACTTTTACAGAAATTACGCCAGAATTAGCGAAAGAAAAAGGCTTAACTGACCTCAATGGTTTATTTGTTCAAGATATCGTAAAAGGTGGTGCTGCTGAGGCTGCTGGAATTCAGAAATCTGATTTAATTACCAAGATCAATGGAAGGGTAATTACTTCATCACCGATTTTGCAAGAAACTATTGGTCGATTGCGTCCGGGGGATAAAGTAAAATTGACATTCAAACGTGATGGAAAAGAAAAAGAAGTGAATGTGACTCTGAAAGGAGAAGAAATCAATAAAGTTGCAGATGGAGGAAAGTCTAGTAAAAGCGCTACCGAAATCTACAATAAATTAGGAGCTAGTTTCCTACCTGCTTCTGCAGAGAAGAAAAAAGAATTGGGTATCAATTCAGGTGTAGTGGTAACCCAAGTTAATAAAGGTGGAGTTTTCGAATATTTTGGTGTGGAAAGAGGATTGGTGATAACCGAAGTGAATGGTGTACCTGTTAATAATGTAGACGATATTGAGGCTGCTTTAGCTAGAACAAAACGTAACATTGTGAGTTTAAAAGGTGTTCCAGAACGCGGAAGTACAGTTATTCTTAATGTTCCTATTGAATATTAA
- the dapF gene encoding diaminopimelate epimerase, whose amino-acid sequence MESKIKFSKYQGAGNDFILIDNRNLHFDGKNEVLIKKLCDRRFGIGADGLMLLQEKENFDFEMIYFNADGREGTMCGNGGRCIVAFAKDLNLISDKTDFLAVDGIHHANLEDHLIDLQMIDVNQIDRDNDAYVINTGSPHYITFKNNLTELDVFNAGYLIRNNETYKTKGINVNFIEKEGNSGYFLRTFERGVEDETFACGTGATAAAMTIALHENRNGKMTIPIRVLGGQLYISFFKEGSSFSEVYLKGPATFVFEGTI is encoded by the coding sequence ATGGAATCAAAAATTAAGTTTTCAAAATATCAAGGTGCTGGCAACGACTTCATTCTCATTGACAACAGAAATCTTCATTTCGACGGCAAAAATGAGGTTTTAATAAAAAAGCTTTGCGATCGCCGATTTGGTATAGGAGCCGATGGTTTAATGTTATTGCAAGAAAAAGAAAACTTTGATTTCGAAATGATTTATTTCAATGCAGATGGACGAGAGGGTACCATGTGTGGTAACGGAGGACGCTGTATTGTAGCTTTTGCCAAGGACCTTAACTTAATATCTGATAAAACTGACTTTTTGGCAGTTGATGGTATTCACCATGCCAATCTTGAAGATCATTTAATTGACCTCCAAATGATTGATGTGAATCAAATAGATCGCGATAATGATGCATATGTTATAAATACCGGCTCTCCTCATTATATTACTTTTAAAAATAACTTAACCGAATTAGATGTTTTCAACGCCGGTTATTTAATCCGAAATAATGAAACCTACAAAACAAAAGGTATTAATGTTAACTTTATAGAGAAGGAAGGTAATTCGGGATATTTCTTACGGACATTTGAACGCGGTGTCGAAGACGAAACCTTCGCTTGTGGTACCGGAGCAACCGCTGCTGCCATGACAATAGCACTTCATGAAAATAGAAATGGGAAAATGACCATTCCGATACGCGTGCTAGGTGGACAACTCTATATATCTTTTTTTAAAGAGGGTTCTTCATTTTCAGAAGTTTACCTTAAAGGCCCAGCTACTTTTGTTTTTGAAGGAACAATATAG
- a CDS encoding DEAD/DEAH box helicase codes for MQQTKLTSSHRIVYSICEHPYLGYLIEPHVVKLNPNGTYSLRYKRVFSNTVNEYAQAVDELDYKLIRLLDQIEPTSLIKKYHKKAIRPVDFFSKVFDKSLFEILRTKIDEVLIQFFSIVADKPIFLMSKDGYPADQKIQIAPQAASILFHFRRNEEETRYFPTIKYEDHRMEFMFKNAQVIVNEQAWLLLNNTLFHFDQQLEGKKLSPFLNKRFISVSRSTEKKYFETFVCNLIEKYNVYAEGFEIKTHQHNANPILKLIYHEEGDSPVQLQFQYGPYIFSSGKDNKVNVRMEYLEEQDLYIFHRIKRSIIWEEKQAKIIGELGLEKINQKSHDLLPKEINGKRPSIFDWISQNDAILKEVGFEIIQDVAEKRFFIGHTSIDISINEDNDWFDIKAIAKFGSFEIPFIQLRHHILHNIKEFTLPNGEIAMIPEEWFAQYNHLFQFSKDKNELKLNKIHLGLLYEISEHTELTFSRKLKKLAEFEEIADAPLPKNFHGQLRPYQQAGYNWFNFLQQYKFGGCLADDMGLGKTIQTLALLQHQKEILTDSHAVKTSLLILPTSLIYNWQNEARKFAPDLQIYIHAGNNRLKDPELLFSFDLVITTYGITRIDEEFLSQFYFNYIILDESQNIKNPTSKSFKAIKGLKSQNKLALSGTPVENSVSDLWTQMHFTNPGLLGSYTYFQKEFVQPIEKKKDEEKAKKLQAIVKPFILRRTKDQVATELPPKTEQVLYCEMTENQHELYEKVKSEYRNAILDNQLAGKAKSNQIALLQGLIKLRQLANHPKMVDPEYSDSSGKFETVIETLEKVLQRGNKVLIFSQFVKHLNIFRSYFDKKDINYAYLDGSTKNRDEAVSQFRENEDTKLFLISIKAGGVGLNLIEADYVFILDPWWNPAVEQQAVDRSHRIGQTKNVFIYKFISKDTVEEKILAMQNRKRSIAQSLITTEESFIKSLSSEDIQELLR; via the coding sequence ATGCAACAAACAAAGTTAACTTCATCACACCGAATTGTTTATTCCATCTGCGAACATCCCTACTTGGGTTATTTAATTGAGCCACATGTGGTCAAGTTAAATCCAAATGGAACATATTCACTTCGATATAAGCGTGTATTTAGCAATACCGTAAATGAATACGCACAAGCAGTTGATGAATTAGATTACAAACTCATCCGCTTGCTTGACCAAATTGAGCCAACTAGCCTCATAAAAAAATACCACAAAAAAGCCATTAGGCCCGTTGACTTTTTTTCCAAAGTATTTGATAAAAGTCTATTTGAAATCCTGAGAACAAAAATTGATGAAGTACTCATTCAGTTTTTTTCCATCGTAGCGGATAAACCCATATTCTTAATGAGTAAAGATGGTTACCCTGCCGATCAGAAAATTCAAATCGCTCCACAGGCTGCATCCATACTGTTTCATTTTAGACGTAATGAAGAAGAAACACGCTATTTCCCGACCATAAAATATGAAGACCACCGGATGGAATTCATGTTTAAGAATGCACAAGTAATTGTCAATGAACAAGCTTGGTTACTGCTTAACAATACCTTATTCCACTTCGACCAACAACTAGAAGGTAAAAAACTAAGTCCCTTTCTTAATAAAAGATTTATATCTGTATCAAGGAGTACCGAGAAAAAATATTTCGAGACTTTCGTTTGTAACTTAATCGAAAAATACAATGTATATGCGGAAGGTTTTGAAATCAAAACCCATCAACATAACGCCAACCCAATACTGAAATTAATCTACCATGAAGAAGGTGATTCTCCGGTACAATTGCAATTTCAATACGGTCCTTATATATTTTCATCCGGCAAAGACAACAAAGTCAATGTTCGAATGGAATATCTAGAAGAACAGGACCTCTACATTTTTCACCGGATAAAACGCTCCATTATCTGGGAGGAGAAACAAGCGAAAATTATAGGGGAACTTGGATTGGAGAAAATCAACCAAAAATCGCATGATTTATTACCTAAAGAAATCAACGGTAAGCGACCTTCTATCTTCGATTGGATAAGTCAAAATGATGCTATTTTAAAAGAAGTTGGGTTTGAAATTATACAGGATGTGGCTGAAAAAAGATTTTTCATCGGTCATACCTCTATTGATATTTCTATTAACGAGGACAACGATTGGTTTGACATCAAAGCGATAGCCAAGTTTGGGTCCTTTGAAATTCCATTCATTCAATTGCGTCATCATATCCTACATAACATCAAAGAATTTACTTTGCCAAATGGAGAGATAGCCATGATACCCGAAGAGTGGTTTGCACAATACAATCACCTTTTTCAATTTTCTAAGGATAAGAATGAATTAAAATTAAATAAAATTCATTTGGGATTATTGTATGAAATTAGTGAACATACTGAACTTACCTTCAGTCGGAAATTAAAAAAACTAGCCGAGTTTGAAGAAATCGCTGATGCACCTTTACCCAAAAACTTTCATGGACAACTGAGGCCATACCAACAAGCAGGATATAATTGGTTCAATTTCCTGCAACAGTATAAATTTGGTGGATGCCTAGCGGATGACATGGGCCTTGGTAAAACGATTCAAACACTAGCGTTACTTCAGCATCAAAAAGAGATATTGACCGACAGTCATGCCGTTAAGACCTCTCTGCTTATACTACCGACCTCATTAATTTACAATTGGCAAAACGAAGCGCGTAAGTTCGCCCCTGATCTCCAAATTTACATCCATGCAGGAAATAACCGTTTAAAAGACCCTGAATTACTATTCTCTTTTGATTTAGTAATCACTACTTATGGAATTACACGGATTGATGAAGAATTTTTAAGTCAATTCTATTTCAATTACATCATCCTAGATGAGAGTCAGAATATCAAGAACCCAACGTCCAAGTCTTTCAAGGCCATCAAAGGCTTAAAAAGCCAAAATAAACTTGCATTAAGTGGAACGCCAGTTGAAAATTCTGTTTCTGATTTATGGACGCAAATGCACTTTACAAATCCGGGGCTTTTAGGTAGTTATACTTATTTTCAAAAAGAATTTGTTCAACCTATTGAAAAGAAAAAAGATGAAGAAAAAGCAAAAAAACTACAAGCAATTGTCAAACCCTTTATTCTACGAAGAACAAAAGATCAAGTAGCAACGGAATTACCTCCAAAAACGGAACAAGTACTGTATTGCGAAATGACAGAAAACCAGCATGAACTGTACGAAAAAGTAAAATCGGAATATCGCAATGCAATTTTAGACAATCAACTTGCAGGAAAAGCAAAATCAAATCAGATTGCGCTACTTCAGGGATTGATTAAATTAAGACAGCTTGCCAACCATCCTAAAATGGTAGACCCAGAATATTCAGATAGTTCAGGGAAATTTGAAACAGTCATCGAGACCTTAGAAAAAGTGTTGCAAAGGGGGAATAAAGTTTTAATATTTTCTCAATTTGTCAAACATTTGAATATTTTTAGAAGTTATTTTGACAAGAAAGATATCAACTATGCATACCTCGATGGGAGCACAAAAAACAGAGATGAGGCCGTTAGTCAGTTTAGAGAAAATGAGGATACTAAATTATTTTTGATATCCATCAAAGCTGGTGGTGTAGGTCTGAATCTTATTGAAGCCGACTATGTATTCATTCTAGACCCCTGGTGGAATCCCGCAGTTGAACAACAGGCTGTAGACAGATCCCACCGTATCGGACAGACCAAGAATGTCTTTATTTATAAATTCATCTCTAAGGATACTGTAGAAGAGAAGATACTCGCCATGCAAAATAGAAAACGTTCTATTGCTCAGAGTTTAATAACCACTGAAGAGAGTTTCATTAAATCACTATCTTCAGAAGACATTCAAGAATTACTGAGATAG
- the gltX gene encoding glutamate--tRNA ligase: MSSERKVRVRFAPSPTGGLHLGGVRTALFNYLYARKHQGDFILRVEDTDQTRFVAGAEEYINECLAWCGLVPDESPIKGGAFGPYRQSERKPSYRQFAEQLIENGRAYYAFDTAEELDEQRKEQPNFRYSHENRLKLRNSLSLSKEDTQVLLSKGTPHTIRIKVPTDETVSFTDMIRGQVSFETNLIDDKVLLKADGMPTYHLAVVVDDKAMEISHVFRGEEWLPSAPVHILLWEYLGWNEQMPQWAHLPLILKPDGNGKLSKRDGDRLGFPVYAMNWKDAQAEKETIGFREMGFLPEAFVNMLGVLGWNDGTEQELFSLQELIEKFSVERISKAGAKFDFEKAKWFNHEWIKKTSNEALLPQIREVLTSHQVTNVADDYIVQVLGAVKERLTFVSDFWEQASFFFVRPENYDLGAVKPKWSAEKTTFFNHVNLEFGKFESWDAVALESFFKGAIQESGMKMGELMMPFRIMLVGGKFGPDVFQIVSLLGKEEVVARVNKALIAFTAE, translated from the coding sequence ATGAGTTCTGAAAGAAAAGTAAGGGTGCGTTTTGCACCAAGTCCGACAGGTGGGTTGCACCTTGGAGGAGTTCGTACAGCTTTATTTAATTATTTGTACGCGCGTAAACATCAAGGTGATTTTATTTTGCGTGTTGAAGATACAGACCAAACACGGTTTGTCGCTGGTGCAGAAGAATATATAAATGAGTGTTTAGCTTGGTGTGGTTTGGTACCAGATGAAAGTCCAATTAAAGGTGGTGCTTTTGGTCCATATCGCCAAAGTGAACGTAAACCTTCTTATCGTCAATTTGCAGAGCAATTGATTGAAAATGGACGCGCTTATTATGCCTTTGATACAGCAGAAGAGTTGGACGAGCAGCGAAAAGAACAACCAAACTTTCGTTATAGCCATGAAAATAGATTAAAGTTAAGAAATTCTTTAAGCCTTTCTAAAGAGGATACCCAAGTATTGTTATCGAAAGGTACTCCACATACTATTCGTATAAAAGTACCGACTGATGAGACCGTTTCTTTTACGGATATGATCCGTGGTCAAGTAAGTTTTGAAACCAATCTAATCGATGATAAGGTTTTGTTAAAGGCCGATGGAATGCCTACTTATCACTTAGCTGTAGTAGTGGATGATAAAGCGATGGAAATCTCACATGTTTTCCGAGGAGAAGAATGGTTGCCATCTGCTCCCGTACATATTTTGTTATGGGAATATTTGGGATGGAATGAGCAAATGCCACAATGGGCACATTTGCCATTAATTTTGAAACCCGATGGTAATGGTAAGTTGAGTAAACGCGATGGTGATCGATTAGGTTTTCCTGTATATGCAATGAATTGGAAAGATGCTCAAGCAGAAAAAGAAACAATTGGATTCCGTGAAATGGGGTTTTTACCAGAAGCCTTTGTCAACATGTTGGGTGTACTGGGATGGAATGATGGTACTGAGCAGGAGCTATTCTCATTACAAGAATTGATTGAAAAATTCTCGGTTGAGCGTATCAGTAAGGCGGGTGCTAAATTCGACTTTGAGAAAGCAAAATGGTTCAATCATGAGTGGATTAAGAAGACATCAAATGAAGCATTATTACCGCAGATAAGAGAGGTGTTAACATCGCATCAAGTGACAAATGTAGCGGATGATTATATTGTACAAGTATTGGGCGCAGTGAAAGAGCGTCTGACATTTGTTTCTGATTTCTGGGAACAAGCGTCATTTTTCTTTGTTCGTCCAGAAAACTATGATTTAGGAGCTGTCAAACCAAAATGGTCAGCTGAGAAAACGACTTTCTTTAATCATGTTAATCTTGAATTCGGTAAGTTTGAATCTTGGGATGCCGTAGCTTTAGAATCTTTCTTTAAGGGTGCAATTCAAGAATCTGGAATGAAAATGGGTGAACTCATGATGCCTTTCCGTATTATGTTAGTTGGAGGTAAATTTGGTCCTGATGTGTTCCAAATCGTTTCTTTATTAGGAAAAGAAGAAGTTGTTGCTCGGGTTAATAAGGCGCTTATTGCTTTTACTGCTGAGTAG
- a CDS encoding sensor histidine kinase, whose amino-acid sequence MNPYQYNQQRWKFFLLIFAAIIAAASLLYTNYLVRNLSKVERTKAEVWAMSTKSIMTMPDVDDEFITFVYSVRDSLAVPAIITDENNNIVFWRDLDSTKTNIKTTTKDSTSHIDYDPYYFEKQLNFMKKSHPPITLELDTGAKWMVYYKDSWFLQQLRVFPYIQLSLIAVFLIIAYTVFNSIRKSEQNLVWVGLTKEAAHQLGTPISSLMGWLELIKLKFDAEDDETLNEMENDIKRLEIVADRFSKIGSTPVLHNANVYEVIASYIRYFKVRTSDKIIFELIGDKHVEAKLNIPLFDWIIENLLKNAVNAITSEGKITVKISENIAKEEIFIDISDTGKGISRSNFEAVFQPGFTTRKRGWGLGLSLTKRMVHYHQGHIFVKDSEIGKGTTFRIILKSNLTYEPTKI is encoded by the coding sequence ATGAATCCATATCAATACAATCAACAACGTTGGAAATTTTTCTTGCTTATATTCGCAGCTATTATCGCAGCGGCCTCCCTTCTGTATACCAACTACCTCGTCCGCAATCTTTCTAAAGTGGAGAGAACAAAGGCAGAAGTATGGGCAATGAGCACAAAGAGCATCATGACTATGCCCGATGTTGATGACGAATTTATTACGTTTGTCTACTCCGTAAGAGATAGTCTAGCAGTTCCAGCAATCATTACAGATGAAAACAACAATATTGTTTTCTGGAGGGATTTAGACTCTACCAAAACCAACATCAAAACGACGACCAAAGATAGTACAAGTCATATAGATTATGATCCCTATTATTTTGAGAAACAACTCAATTTTATGAAAAAAAGCCATCCTCCTATCACTTTAGAATTAGATACGGGCGCCAAATGGATGGTTTATTATAAGGATTCATGGTTCCTACAGCAACTTAGAGTATTTCCCTATATTCAACTTTCATTAATTGCGGTATTTTTAATTATAGCATACACCGTATTCAATTCCATTCGAAAATCCGAACAGAATCTGGTATGGGTGGGCCTTACCAAGGAAGCCGCCCACCAATTGGGTACTCCCATTTCCTCCTTGATGGGATGGCTAGAACTCATTAAATTAAAATTTGATGCAGAGGATGATGAAACGTTAAATGAAATGGAAAATGACATCAAACGGCTAGAAATCGTAGCCGACCGATTCTCCAAAATCGGATCCACTCCCGTGCTTCACAATGCCAATGTTTACGAAGTAATAGCTTCATACATCCGCTACTTTAAAGTACGAACAAGTGACAAAATAATATTTGAACTCATTGGAGATAAACATGTAGAAGCAAAGTTAAATATCCCATTATTTGATTGGATAATTGAAAATTTATTAAAAAATGCAGTGAACGCTATTACATCGGAAGGAAAAATAACTGTTAAAATATCAGAAAACATTGCGAAAGAAGAAATTTTTATTGACATTAGTGATACAGGAAAGGGGATTTCAAGATCAAATTTTGAAGCCGTCTTTCAACCAGGTTTTACTACCCGCAAACGGGGATGGGGATTGGGATTAAGTCTAACCAAAAGAATGGTACATTATCATCAAGGCCATATTTTTGTGAAAGATTCTGAAATTGGAAAAGGAACTACATTTAGAATAATATTAAAAAGTAATCTAACTTATGAACCCACTAAAATCTGA
- a CDS encoding DinB family protein has product MNPLKSDEYPAVYSTYIETVVGDVMDVLEEQILSFPAFLDTIPEEKGDFRYAEDKWSIKEVIGHILDNERIMAYRALRFSRNDMKELLGYDQEYFIQNSRYPERTLASLSKEFIHLRKANMFLFENFSNAELERKGMASERLTSVKALLYVVAGHLNHHRIIIQERYFNSNNVNDLVSELQH; this is encoded by the coding sequence ATGAACCCACTAAAATCTGATGAATACCCAGCGGTGTATTCCACGTACATAGAGACTGTAGTCGGCGATGTCATGGATGTGTTGGAAGAGCAAATTTTATCCTTTCCAGCATTTCTCGATACAATACCTGAAGAAAAAGGAGACTTTCGCTATGCAGAAGATAAATGGTCAATCAAAGAGGTGATAGGACATATTTTAGACAATGAGCGCATTATGGCTTACCGAGCTCTAAGGTTTTCACGCAATGATATGAAAGAGCTTTTAGGCTATGATCAGGAATATTTTATACAAAACTCCAGATATCCCGAACGAACTTTAGCTTCTCTTAGTAAAGAATTCATACACTTGCGCAAAGCAAATATGTTTCTTTTTGAAAACTTTAGTAATGCAGAATTAGAAAGAAAAGGGATGGCTTCCGAAAGGCTAACAAGTGTAAAAGCTTTACTATATGTAGTTGCGGGACACTTAAATCATCACCGCATCATTATACAAGAACGATATTTCAATTCAAACAATGTCAATGATTTGGTTTCAGAATTACAGCATTGA
- a CDS encoding hotdog fold thioesterase, translating to MIWFQNYSIEQVNGILAQYMTGLLEIKATAIDRQSITATMPVNDKTRQPFGILHGGASVVLAESIGSIASNLILNPDTHKGVGLEINANHLRPVAKGLVTAVCSAIHIGKQTHIWDIRISDDLGNLNCISRLTVAIIPK from the coding sequence ATGATTTGGTTTCAGAATTACAGCATTGAGCAAGTTAATGGCATACTTGCTCAATATATGACGGGCTTACTTGAAATAAAAGCAACAGCTATCGACCGTCAATCGATTACAGCTACAATGCCTGTGAATGATAAAACAAGACAGCCATTCGGAATACTACACGGTGGAGCATCCGTAGTATTAGCAGAATCAATTGGGAGTATTGCGTCAAATCTAATCCTCAATCCAGACACGCATAAAGGTGTAGGCTTAGAAATCAATGCAAATCATCTACGCCCGGTCGCTAAAGGATTGGTAACTGCGGTTTGTTCCGCTATACATATTGGAAAACAAACGCATATTTGGGATATCCGTATTTCTGATGATTTAGGTAATCTCAATTGTATTTCAAGGCTAACTGTTGCCATTATACCAAAATAA